Sequence from the Betaproteobacteria bacterium genome:
CCACCTTGCAGGTAGCGCACGCCGACGGCTCGCCGGCCTTCGCACACGATGCGGGTGGCGTGCGCGTCGGTCTCGACGGTCAGGTTGCTGCGCTTGCGCACCGGCCGCAGATAGGCGCCGGCCGCCGAGCAGCGCAGGCCGTTGCGGGTGTTGAGCTGGTAGTAGCCCGCGCCTTCCTGTTCGCGCCCGTTGAAGTCGTCGTTGCGCGCGATGCCGAGATCGGCCGCGCCGTCGATGAAGGCATCGACCAGCGGATGTTTCTCGCCGATATCCGACGCGCTCAGCGGCCCCCCGGCGCCGTGCAGCTCGCTTGCGCCGCGGCAGTTGTCCTCCGAGCGGATGAAATAGGGCAGGACATCGTCCCAGCCCCAACCGTTGTTGCCGGCCGCCTTCCAACGCTCGTAGTCGTCCTTCTGGCCGCGGATGAAAATGAGCCCGTTGATCGAGCTCGATCCGCCCAGGCCGCGCCCGCGCGGCCAGTACACGCGCCGGTTGTTCACCCCCGGGTCCGGCTCGGTGCTGAAGCGCCAGTTGTACTGCTCGTGGAACATGGTCTTGCCGTAGCCGATCGGCAGATGGATCCAGATCGAGCGGTCGGCCGGCCCCGCTTCGAGCAGCAGCACCGAATGCCGGCCTCCCGCGCTCAGCCGGTTGGCGAGCACGCAGCCCGCCGATCCGGCGCCGACGATGACGTAGTCGTAGGTTCTCGTGTCCATGCGCACCGGAGCAGCCGATCGCTGCGCCCGGAGTCCGTCGTTTCCTGCGCAAGCGGGAAAGCCTGGCGGCGTTGTGACGGCGGGCGCAGGCCATTTTTGCATGCGTGCATGGCATCCGCAATGCAGCGCCGACGGTGCAGGCCGTGCACCGCAAGAACCCTTACGCAGACCCGGACTGTAGCGCGCTCGGCTCCATGTAGACCAGCTCCCAGATGTGTCCGTCGAGGTCCTGGTAGCCGTGCTGCAGCATGAAGCCGTGATCCTGCTCATCGTTGTATGTCGTTCCGCCCGCCGCGACGGCTTTTTGAACCATCTCGCGCACATGGCTGCGACTCTCGCAAGAAAGCGCAGTCAGCACCTCGGTGTTGCGGCGCGCGTCGCAGATGGGTTTGGGTGTGAAGCTCTGGAATTTCGCCTCCGTCAGAAGCATGACGAAGATGTCGTCGCTCACGATCATGCAGGTCGCCGTCTCGTCGGTGAACTGCGGATTGAACGTGTAGCCGAGGCGGGTAAAGAATTCGACCGACTTGTTCAGATCCTTGACGGGCAGATTGACGAAGATCTTGGTTGCCATGGTGTTCTCCTTTTGGTTGTGCGAGGCTCGCAGCCTCTCGATCCTACCGTCCCTAGTCGTTGCGCGAGGTCCGGTTTCGACAGCGACGTCGCTCCCGCTATAGCGGAAGCGACCTCCCGTGCAAACGGGAGCCCAGGAAATAGGCGCCCAGTGAGACAAGACCGATTCTGGATTCCCGCTTGCGCGGGAATGACGGCGCTCGGGTACCGCTCGACGGTAGGTTGAGCATGGCTCGCTATAATCGCCCGATGAAACCCGAGGTCGTTCCCGGGCGCCCGCTCGATGCGGCTGCGCTCGAAGCCCGCCTGCGCGCGCGACTCGCTTGCGAGGTGCACTTCGATGCGGGCGCCCGCGCCCTCTACGCGACCGATTCCTCCAATTATCGCCAGGTGCCGATCGGTGTGGTCGTTCCGCGCACGATCGACGACATCGTAACCACTGTCGCCGTGTGCCGCGAATTCGATGCCCCCATCCTCATGCGCGGCGCGGGAACGAGCCTGTGCGGCCAGACCTGCAACGTCGCCGTGGTCCTGGACGTGTCCCGCCACCTCACGCGCATCGTCGCCATCGATCCGCAGGCACGCACCGCGGTGGTCGAGCCCGGCGTCATCTGCGACAGCCTGCGCAACGCGGCCGAGCGGCACGGGCTCACCTTCGGTCCCGATCCGGCAACGCATAGCCGCTGCACGCTGGGCGGCATGATCGGCAACAACTCCTGCGGCGCGCACTCCGTCATGGCGGGAAAGACGGTCGAGAACGTCGAGGCGCTGGAAATTCTCACCTACGACGGCAGCCGCATGTGGGTGGGCCCGACGTCCGAGCAGGAGCTCGCCGCCATCGTCGCGGCGGGCGGCCGCAAAGCCGAAATCCATGCCGCATTGGCGAAGCTCGCGCAACGTCACGCCGAGCGCGTGCGCAGCGAATTTCCTCGAATCCGGAGGCGGGTCTCCGGCTACAACCTCGACGAGCTCCTGCCCAGCCACGGGTTCAACCTGGCGCGCGCACTGGTCGGCACCGAGGGCACCTGCGCGATCGTGCTGCAGGCGAAGGTCAAGCTGGTCGAGAGCCCGCCGGTGCGCGTGCTGGTGGTGCTCGGCTACGACGACATGTTCGTCGCCGGCGATCGGACGCCCTTCGTCCTCGAGCATGCACCGGTGGCGCTCGAAGGGCTCGACGTCATGCTGATCGACGATCTCGGCAAGAAGGGTCTGCTGGGCGCCGAGATTGCGCTGCTGCCGCCGGGATCGGGCTGGTTGATGGTCGAGCTCGGCGCTGACGATCTCGCGCAGGCAATGGCGCGCGCAGTAGCGCTGGTCGATTCCGAGATGCGCTCGGGTCTGGTGCGCGGCTCGCGCATCTACCCGGGCGCCGAACAGAAGGTCGTGTGGGCCATTCGCGAGGTCGGCGCCGGTGCGAGCAACGCGGTCCCCGGCGTGCGCGAGGAGCCGCGCGCGGGCTGGGAGGACGCCGCGGTCGATCCGGCACGGGTGGGCGACTATCTGCGCGAGTTTCGCCGACTGCTCGACAAGTACGGCTATCGCTCCTCGCTCTACGGCCACTTCGGCGACGGCTGCATTCACGGCCGCATCACCTTCGAGCTGGAAACACACGCAGGTATTGCGGCGATGCGCCGCTTCATGGAAGAGGCGACCGATCTCGTGGTCAAATACGGCGGTTCGATCTCCGGCGAGCATGGCGATGGCCAGGCGCGCGCCGAGTTCCTGCCGCGCATGTACGGGCCCGAGCTCATGCAGGCGTTTCGCGAATTCAAGGAAATCTGGGATCCGCGCAATCGCATGAACCCGGGCAAGGTGGTGGATGCCTACCGCGTGGACGAGAATCTGCGCATCCATCCGGATTACCGGCCGATCGAACCGAAGACCCGCTTTTCGTTCGCCGCCGATTTCGGCAGCTTCGCGCACGCAGCCGATCGTTGCCTGGGCGTTGCGAAGTGCCGCAATCTCGAAGGCGGCGTCATGTGCCCGAGCTACCGCGTGACCGGCGAAGAGAAGCATTCGACGCGCGGACGCATTCGCCTTTTCGGCGAGCTCTTCCGCGGCGAGACGCTCACCGATCTGTGGTCGAACGAAGACGTGAAGGAAGCGCTCGACCTGTGCCTTGCCTGCAAGAGCTGCAAGAGCGAGTGCCCGGTGCAGGTCGACATGGCGACCTACAAAGCGGAGTTCCTGTCGCACTACTACGAAACCCATCCGCTCCCGCGCCAGGCGCGCAGCATGGGCATGATCCATCGCTGGGCACGGCTCGCTTCGCACGCGCCCGGCATCGTCAACCTCGTCAATGCGACGCCGGGCTTGAGCGCACTGGGCAAGCGCTGGGCGGGAATCGCACCCGAGCGCAAAGTCCCGAAGTTCGCCTCCACCACGTTCGTGCGCTGGTTCGAAAGAAGGGCGCGACGCGCGGCGAGCGGCCGTGAAGTCGTGCTCTGGCCGGACACGTTCAACAATCACTTTCATCCCGAGTCCGCCATTGCTGCAACCCAAGTGCTGGAGGCTGCCGGCTACTCGGTGCGCGTGCCCACCCGACCGCTGTGCTGCGGGCGGCCGCTGTACGACTTCGGCATGCTCGACATGGCCAAGTCGCTGCTCGCAGAGATCATGCAAGCGTTACGCAACGAGATCGAGGCGGGCGTCCCGATCGTGGGCCTGGAGCCGGCATG
This genomic interval carries:
- a CDS encoding glyoxalase/bleomycin resistance/extradiol dioxygenase family protein, with product MATKIFVNLPVKDLNKSVEFFTRLGYTFNPQFTDETATCMIVSDDIFVMLLTEAKFQSFTPKPICDARRNTEVLTALSCESRSHVREMVQKAVAAGGTTYNDEQDHGFMLQHGYQDLDGHIWELVYMEPSALQSGSA
- a CDS encoding FAD-binding protein translates to MARYNRPMKPEVVPGRPLDAAALEARLRARLACEVHFDAGARALYATDSSNYRQVPIGVVVPRTIDDIVTTVAVCREFDAPILMRGAGTSLCGQTCNVAVVLDVSRHLTRIVAIDPQARTAVVEPGVICDSLRNAAERHGLTFGPDPATHSRCTLGGMIGNNSCGAHSVMAGKTVENVEALEILTYDGSRMWVGPTSEQELAAIVAAGGRKAEIHAALAKLAQRHAERVRSEFPRIRRRVSGYNLDELLPSHGFNLARALVGTEGTCAIVLQAKVKLVESPPVRVLVVLGYDDMFVAGDRTPFVLEHAPVALEGLDVMLIDDLGKKGLLGAEIALLPPGSGWLMVELGADDLAQAMARAVALVDSEMRSGLVRGSRIYPGAEQKVVWAIREVGAGASNAVPGVREEPRAGWEDAAVDPARVGDYLREFRRLLDKYGYRSSLYGHFGDGCIHGRITFELETHAGIAAMRRFMEEATDLVVKYGGSISGEHGDGQARAEFLPRMYGPELMQAFREFKEIWDPRNRMNPGKVVDAYRVDENLRIHPDYRPIEPKTRFSFAADFGSFAHAADRCLGVAKCRNLEGGVMCPSYRVTGEEKHSTRGRIRLFGELFRGETLTDLWSNEDVKEALDLCLACKSCKSECPVQVDMATYKAEFLSHYYETHPLPRQARSMGMIHRWARLASHAPGIVNLVNATPGLSALGKRWAGIAPERKVPKFASTTFVRWFERRARRAASGREVVLWPDTFNNHFHPESAIAATQVLEAAGYSVRVPTRPLCCGRPLYDFGMLDMAKSLLAEIMQALRNEIEAGVPIVGLEPACVSVFKDELPNLFAGDPLARRLADQVVYFSDFLQSQPGLPEQAPAIRARVHGHCHHKALLGMSGEMALLRRVGITAQPIASGCCGMAGAFGFRPESYELSVKAAELGLLPAVRAAAADELIVASGYSCREQIEQLSPRKAIHAAEAVARALELSPAAESTIERRTHSTTEA